A region of Esox lucius isolate fEsoLuc1 chromosome 3, fEsoLuc1.pri, whole genome shotgun sequence DNA encodes the following proteins:
- the LOC105017753 gene encoding integrin beta-1 isoform X1 — protein MEQRLLSITILLGVLYFCHAQQEGSDCIKANAQSCGECIQVAEKCGWCTDPNFLKQGDSKSARCDELEALIKKGCSKTMIENPRGSTKVLQDKPVTNRKKDPAGQPITDRKNDTVIIQIQPQKLELNLRSGEPQTFKLKFKRAEDYPIDLYYLMDLSFSMKDDLENVKNLGTALMHEMQGITSDFRIGFGSFVEKTVMPYISTTPARLINPCTSNENCTSPFSYKNVLKLTDDGSKFNSLVSQQQISGNLDSPEGGFDAIMQVAVCGKDIGWRNVTRLLVFSTDAGFHFAGDGKLGGIVLPNDGKCHLENNMYTMSHYYDYPSIAHLVQKLSDNNIQTIFAVTQEFQPVYQELKNLIPKSAVGTLSSNSSNVIKLIIDSYNSLSSEVILENTKLPEGVSISYKANCKNGVVGTGENDRKCFNISIGDEVSFDIAIESKKCPSDRKSQTIKIKPLGFAEEVEITLNFICECECSLTGEPVSKECHNGNGTFECGACRCNEGRIGRKCECSTDEVRTDDLDANCRKDNGTDICSNYGDCVCGTCECKKKDNPEERYSGKFCECDNFNCDRSNNKLCGGHGRCECRVCICDPLYTGSACDCSLDNSTCMAANQQICNGRGTCECGVCKCTNPKFQGSTCEICPTCPGVCPEHKDCVQCRAFQTGEKKDSCEAECGYLHVITVPERENLPQPGGQTYSFTHCKERDANDCWFYYTYGVRNDSQKEVYVVKKLECPAGPDIIPIVAGVVAGIVLIGLALLLIWKLLMIIHDRREFAKFEKEKMNAKWDTQDNPIYKSPINKFQNPSYGRKGVVL, from the exons ATGGAGCAAAGGCTACTTTCTATAACCATATTGTTAGGGGTCCTATATTTCTGTCATGCCCAGCAAG AGGGCAGCGATTGCATAAAGGCCAATGCACAGTCATGTGGTGAATGCATCCAGGTGGCGGAGAAATGTGGATGGTGTACTGATCCA AACTTCCTGAAGCAGGGAGACTCCAAGTCAGCTCGCTGTGATGAGTTGGAGGCCCTGATCAAGAAGGGCTGCTCCAAGACTATGATCGAGAACCCTCGGGGCAGCACCAAGGTCCTCCAGGACAAGCCTGTCACCAACCGCAAGAAGGACCCTGCTGGCCAGCCGATCACCGACCGCAAGAATGACACTGTCATCATTCAGATCCAGCCCCAGAAACTCGAACTCAACCTCCGATCGG GTGAGCCCCAGACCTTTAAGTTGAAGTTCAAGCGGGCAGAAGACTACCCAATTGACCTCTACTACTTGATGGACCTATCGTTCTCCATGAAAGATGATTTGGAGAATGTCAAGAACCTGGGGACTGCCCTGATGCACGAGATGCAGGGGATCACCTCGGACTTCAGAATTG GTTTCGGCTCGTTTGTGGAGAAGACGGTAATGCCCTACATCAGCACCACCCCGGCCAGGCTGATCAACCCCTGCACAAGCAACGAGAACTGCACCAGCCCCTTCAGCTATAAGAACGTCCTGAAGCTGACGGATGATGGGAGTAAATTCAATAGCCTGGTCAGCCAGCAGCAGATCTCTGGAAACCTGGACTCTCCCGAGGGAGGCTTCGACGCCATCATGCAGGTGGCCGTCTGTGGG AAAGACATCGGCTGGAGGAATGTCACTCGTCTGCTGGTGTTCTCCACTGACGCAGGCTTCCACTTTGCTGGAGACGGCAAGCTAGGTGGCATCGTTCTGCCCAATGACGGAAAGTGTCACCTGGAGAACAACATGTACACAATGAGCCATTACTAT GACTATCCTTCCATTGCCCATTTGGTCCAGAAACTGAGTGACAACAACATCCAGACAATTTTTGCAGTTACTCAAGAATTCCAGCCCGTTTACCAGGAACTGAAGAACCTCATCCCCAAATCTGCAGTCGGAACCCTGTCTTCAAACTCCAGCAACGTCATCAAGCTCATTATCGATTCTTACAAT TCCCTGTCATCTGAAGTCATTCTGGAGAACACTAAGCTGCCCGAAGGCGTGTCCATATCGTACAAGGCTAACTGCAAGAACGGTGTGGTCGGAACAGGAGAGAATGACAGGAAATGCTTCAACATCTCCATTGGAGATGAG GTTTCCTTTGACATTGCCATTGAGTCAAAGAAGTGTCCATCTGATCGCAAGTCACAGACCATTAAGATCAAGCCGCTGGGTTTTGCAGAGGAAGTGGAGATCACCCTCAATTTCATCTGCGAATGTGAATGCTCCCTAACCGGAGAACCTGTTAGCAAGGAATGCCACAATGGCAACGGTACCTTTGAGTGCGGAGCCTGCAG GTGCAACGAGGGCCGCATCGGCAGGAAGTGCGAGTGCAGCACCGACGAGGTGCGGACAGACGACCTGGACGCCAATTGTCGGAAGGACAACGGCACAGACATATGCAGCAACTAcggtgactgtgtgtgtggaacGTGTGAGTGTAAGAAGAAGGACAACCCCGAGGAACGCTACAGCGGGAAATTCTGCGAGTGTGACAACTTCAATTGCGACCGCTCCAACAACAAACTCTGCGGAG GGCACGGGCGCTGCGAGTGCCGGGTATGCATCTGCGACCCCCTCTACACAGGCAGCGCTTGCGACTGTTCCCTGGACAACTCCACCTGCATGGCGGCCAACCAGCAGATATGTAATGGCCGAGGGACCTGCGAGTGTGGCGTCTGCAAGTGCACCAACCCCAAGTTCCAGGGCTCCACCTGTGAGATCTGCCCCACGTGCCCTGGGGTTTGCCCCGAGCACAA GGATTGCGTTCAGTGCCGGGCCTTCCAAACAGGAGAGAAGAAAGACTCATGCGAAGCCGAATGTGGATACCTTCATGTAATCACTGTGCCGGAGCGGGAAAATCTGCCCCAGCCGGGCGGACAGACCTACTCTTTCACTCACTGCAAGGAGAGGGACGCCAACGACTGCTGGTTCTACTACACCTACGGCGTCCGGAATGACAGCCAGAAGGAGGTGTACGTGGTCAAGAAGCTGG AGTGCCCAGCCGGCCCGGACATCATCCCCATCGTGGCTGGCGTGGTGGCCGGCATCGTGCTGATCGGCCTGGCCCTGCTGCTCATCTGGAAGCTGCTCATGATCATCCACGACCGCAGGGAGTTTGCCAAGTTTGAGAAGGAGAAGATGAACGCAAAGTGGGACACG CAAGACAACCCTATATACAAGAGCCCTATTAACAAGTTCCAGAATCCAAGCTATGGGCGAAAAGGCGTGGTCCTATAA
- the LOC105017753 gene encoding integrin beta-1 isoform X2, giving the protein MEQRLLSITILLGVLYFCHAQQEGSDCIKANAQSCGECIQVAEKCGWCTDPNFLKQGDSKSARCDELEALIKKGCSKTMIENPRGSTKVLQDKPVTNRKKDPAGQPITDRKNDTVIIQIQPQKLELNLRSGEPQTFKLKFKRAEDYPIDLYYLMDLSFSMKDDLENVKNLGTALMHEMQGITSDFRIGFGSFVEKTVMPYISTTPARLINPCTSNENCTSPFSYKNVLKLTDDGSKFNSLVSQQQISGNLDSPEGGFDAIMQVAVCGKDIGWRNVTRLLVFSTDAGFHFAGDGKLGGIVLPNDGKCHLENNMYTMSHYYDYPSIAHLVQKLSDNNIQTIFAVTQEFQPVYQELKNLIPKSAVGTLSSNSSNVIKLIIDSYNSLSSEVILENTKLPEGVSISYKANCKNGVVGTGENDRKCFNISIGDEVSFDIAIESKKCPSDRKSQTIKIKPLGFAEEVEITLNFICECECSLTGEPVSKECHNGNGTFECGACRCNEGRIGRKCECSTDEVRTDDLDANCRKDNGTDICSNYGDCVCGTCECKKKDNPEERYSGKFCECDNFNCDRSNNKLCGGHGRCECRVCICDPLYTGSACDCSLDNSTCMAANQQICNGRGTCECGVCKCTNPKFQGSTCEICPTCPGVCPEHKDCVQCRAFQTGEKKDSCEAECGYLHVITVPERENLPQPGGQTYSFTHCKERDANDCWFYYTYGVRNDSQKEVYVVKKLECPAGPDIIPIVAGVVAGIVLIGLALLLIWKLLMIIHDRREFAKFEKEKMNAKWDTGENPIYKSAVTTVVNPKYEGK; this is encoded by the exons ATGGAGCAAAGGCTACTTTCTATAACCATATTGTTAGGGGTCCTATATTTCTGTCATGCCCAGCAAG AGGGCAGCGATTGCATAAAGGCCAATGCACAGTCATGTGGTGAATGCATCCAGGTGGCGGAGAAATGTGGATGGTGTACTGATCCA AACTTCCTGAAGCAGGGAGACTCCAAGTCAGCTCGCTGTGATGAGTTGGAGGCCCTGATCAAGAAGGGCTGCTCCAAGACTATGATCGAGAACCCTCGGGGCAGCACCAAGGTCCTCCAGGACAAGCCTGTCACCAACCGCAAGAAGGACCCTGCTGGCCAGCCGATCACCGACCGCAAGAATGACACTGTCATCATTCAGATCCAGCCCCAGAAACTCGAACTCAACCTCCGATCGG GTGAGCCCCAGACCTTTAAGTTGAAGTTCAAGCGGGCAGAAGACTACCCAATTGACCTCTACTACTTGATGGACCTATCGTTCTCCATGAAAGATGATTTGGAGAATGTCAAGAACCTGGGGACTGCCCTGATGCACGAGATGCAGGGGATCACCTCGGACTTCAGAATTG GTTTCGGCTCGTTTGTGGAGAAGACGGTAATGCCCTACATCAGCACCACCCCGGCCAGGCTGATCAACCCCTGCACAAGCAACGAGAACTGCACCAGCCCCTTCAGCTATAAGAACGTCCTGAAGCTGACGGATGATGGGAGTAAATTCAATAGCCTGGTCAGCCAGCAGCAGATCTCTGGAAACCTGGACTCTCCCGAGGGAGGCTTCGACGCCATCATGCAGGTGGCCGTCTGTGGG AAAGACATCGGCTGGAGGAATGTCACTCGTCTGCTGGTGTTCTCCACTGACGCAGGCTTCCACTTTGCTGGAGACGGCAAGCTAGGTGGCATCGTTCTGCCCAATGACGGAAAGTGTCACCTGGAGAACAACATGTACACAATGAGCCATTACTAT GACTATCCTTCCATTGCCCATTTGGTCCAGAAACTGAGTGACAACAACATCCAGACAATTTTTGCAGTTACTCAAGAATTCCAGCCCGTTTACCAGGAACTGAAGAACCTCATCCCCAAATCTGCAGTCGGAACCCTGTCTTCAAACTCCAGCAACGTCATCAAGCTCATTATCGATTCTTACAAT TCCCTGTCATCTGAAGTCATTCTGGAGAACACTAAGCTGCCCGAAGGCGTGTCCATATCGTACAAGGCTAACTGCAAGAACGGTGTGGTCGGAACAGGAGAGAATGACAGGAAATGCTTCAACATCTCCATTGGAGATGAG GTTTCCTTTGACATTGCCATTGAGTCAAAGAAGTGTCCATCTGATCGCAAGTCACAGACCATTAAGATCAAGCCGCTGGGTTTTGCAGAGGAAGTGGAGATCACCCTCAATTTCATCTGCGAATGTGAATGCTCCCTAACCGGAGAACCTGTTAGCAAGGAATGCCACAATGGCAACGGTACCTTTGAGTGCGGAGCCTGCAG GTGCAACGAGGGCCGCATCGGCAGGAAGTGCGAGTGCAGCACCGACGAGGTGCGGACAGACGACCTGGACGCCAATTGTCGGAAGGACAACGGCACAGACATATGCAGCAACTAcggtgactgtgtgtgtggaacGTGTGAGTGTAAGAAGAAGGACAACCCCGAGGAACGCTACAGCGGGAAATTCTGCGAGTGTGACAACTTCAATTGCGACCGCTCCAACAACAAACTCTGCGGAG GGCACGGGCGCTGCGAGTGCCGGGTATGCATCTGCGACCCCCTCTACACAGGCAGCGCTTGCGACTGTTCCCTGGACAACTCCACCTGCATGGCGGCCAACCAGCAGATATGTAATGGCCGAGGGACCTGCGAGTGTGGCGTCTGCAAGTGCACCAACCCCAAGTTCCAGGGCTCCACCTGTGAGATCTGCCCCACGTGCCCTGGGGTTTGCCCCGAGCACAA GGATTGCGTTCAGTGCCGGGCCTTCCAAACAGGAGAGAAGAAAGACTCATGCGAAGCCGAATGTGGATACCTTCATGTAATCACTGTGCCGGAGCGGGAAAATCTGCCCCAGCCGGGCGGACAGACCTACTCTTTCACTCACTGCAAGGAGAGGGACGCCAACGACTGCTGGTTCTACTACACCTACGGCGTCCGGAATGACAGCCAGAAGGAGGTGTACGTGGTCAAGAAGCTGG AGTGCCCAGCCGGCCCGGACATCATCCCCATCGTGGCTGGCGTGGTGGCCGGCATCGTGCTGATCGGCCTGGCCCTGCTGCTCATCTGGAAGCTGCTCATGATCATCCACGACCGCAGGGAGTTTGCCAAGTTTGAGAAGGAGAAGATGAACGCAAAGTGGGACACG